In Cyanobium sp. AMD-g, one genomic interval encodes:
- a CDS encoding cytochrome c oxidase subunit 3: MTSLATSTSATEAVTAEAHEGHADLRLFGLATFLVADGMTFAGFFAAYLTFRAVNPLPAGSTYELELLLPSINTMLLLVSSYTFHRSGRNLLLGQMGPCRAWLLLTAGLGAAFLAGQMVEYFTLPFGLTDNLFASTFYALTGFHGLHVTLGVICILLVWFQTRNGGRVTSAAPFGLEAAELYWHFVDGIWVVLYGILYLL, translated from the coding sequence ATGACCAGCCTCGCCACCAGCACCAGTGCCACCGAAGCGGTCACCGCCGAGGCCCATGAGGGCCATGCGGATCTGAGGCTTTTCGGCCTGGCCACCTTCCTGGTGGCCGACGGCATGACCTTCGCCGGCTTCTTCGCCGCCTATCTCACCTTCCGTGCGGTGAACCCACTGCCGGCGGGATCCACCTACGAACTGGAACTGCTGCTGCCCTCGATCAACACCATGCTGCTGCTGGTGAGCAGTTACACCTTCCACCGCTCCGGCCGCAATCTGCTCCTGGGCCAGATGGGCCCCTGCCGCGCCTGGCTGCTGCTCACCGCCGGCCTCGGAGCCGCCTTCCTGGCCGGGCAGATGGTGGAGTACTTCACCCTGCCCTTCGGCCTGACCGACAACCTGTTCGCCAGCACGTTCTATGCCCTGACGGGCTTTCACGGGCTGCACGTCACCCTCGGGGTGATCTGCATCCTGCTGGTCTGGTTCCAGACCCGCAATGGCGGTCGTGTCACCAGCGCCGCCCCCTTCGGCCTGGAGGCTGCCGAGCTCTACTGGCACTTCGTCGACGGCATCTGGGTGGTCCTTTACGGGATTCTTTATCTGCTCTGA
- a CDS encoding AbrB family transcriptional regulator — translation MLEGQALLDKARSLSNRPEDQIARACGYVGPSGRVLKKNFYRALVAAKGYTLPSGGPSASGASGLSKGRQAEFRTRVHGNGNLLIGQAYTRRMGLEPGQEFRIEIHKETGSIWLLPLDGAGNALP, via the coding sequence ATGCTGGAGGGCCAGGCCCTGCTGGACAAGGCCCGCTCCCTCAGCAACCGCCCTGAGGACCAGATCGCCCGGGCCTGCGGTTATGTCGGGCCGAGCGGCAGGGTGCTCAAAAAGAACTTTTACCGGGCCCTGGTGGCAGCCAAGGGCTACACACTGCCCTCGGGTGGGCCCAGCGCCAGCGGTGCCAGTGGGCTCAGCAAGGGACGTCAGGCCGAGTTCCGCACCCGCGTGCACGGCAACGGCAACCTGCTGATCGGTCAGGCCTACACGCGGCGCATGGGCCTGGAACCGGGTCAGGAGTTCAGGATTGAGATCCACAAGGAAACCGGTTCGATCTGGCTGCTGCCCCTTGATGGGGCGGGAAACGCCCTCCCCTGA
- a CDS encoding DUF308 domain-containing protein — MLIPEAPSSRQAMGSALRAFTLAEGVLLLVLGVLALVFPVVASKWVTAVVAIAFLVGGLVGWISSMLRSPGLSKAITFWRLVTATLFLILGVWMIQQMASGPAAAAIPMAGLALAIGVVFVVEGVVEVLVATSHRQIAGWRWGLVNGLVTLALGLVILTLKFWSLLWVVGTLVGISFLFSGIDLLRFSASFHPEAD, encoded by the coding sequence ATGCTGATACCCGAGGCTCCCTCCTCCCGCCAGGCCATGGGGTCGGCCCTGCGCGCCTTCACCCTGGCGGAGGGAGTGTTGCTCCTGGTGCTGGGGGTGCTGGCCCTCGTGTTCCCCGTGGTGGCCTCCAAGTGGGTCACCGCCGTGGTGGCCATCGCCTTCCTGGTGGGAGGCCTGGTGGGCTGGATCAGCTCCATGCTGCGCTCTCCGGGGCTGAGCAAGGCCATCACCTTCTGGCGCCTCGTGACCGCCACCCTGTTCCTGATCCTGGGGGTGTGGATGATCCAGCAGATGGCCTCCGGTCCGGCGGCGGCGGCGATTCCGATGGCCGGACTGGCCCTGGCCATCGGCGTGGTGTTCGTGGTGGAGGGGGTGGTGGAGGTGCTGGTCGCCACCTCCCATCGGCAGATCGCCGGCTGGCGCTGGGGTCTGGTGAACGGCCTGGTGACGCTGGCCCTGGGGCTGGTCATCCTCACACTCAAGTTCTGGAGCCTGCTCTGGGTGGTGGGAACCCTGGTGGGGATCAGTTTCCTGTTCAGCGGCATCGACCTGCTGCGCTTCAGCGCCAGCTTTCACCCGGAAGCGGACTGA
- a CDS encoding riboflavin synthase, with the protein MFTGLVQTIGRLERSPAGVRVRTDLGPLALGDSVAVDGVCLTVAELFADGFRADVSEETLGRSTLAERAAGGGWVNLEPALRLVDRLGGHLVSGHVDGLGEITAIQRQPDSWRLEVAWQDPAYGRYVCEKASVALDGISLTVAGCVADGSRFWIAVIPTTWSATTLAGRRVGEKVNLEADLLAKYTEQLLRPAATAAPEATLSSAWLAEHGWG; encoded by the coding sequence ATGTTCACCGGACTGGTGCAGACCATCGGCAGGCTGGAGCGGAGTCCGGCCGGTGTGCGGGTGCGCACCGATCTCGGCCCCCTGGCTCTGGGGGACAGCGTGGCCGTCGACGGGGTCTGCCTGACGGTGGCCGAGCTGTTCGCCGATGGCTTCCGGGCCGATGTCAGCGAGGAGACCCTGGGTCGCAGCACCCTGGCCGAGCGGGCCGCGGGCGGCGGCTGGGTGAACCTGGAGCCGGCCCTGCGCCTGGTCGACCGCCTCGGCGGCCACCTGGTCAGCGGTCACGTCGATGGCCTCGGGGAGATCACGGCCATCCAGCGGCAGCCGGACTCCTGGCGGCTGGAGGTGGCCTGGCAGGATCCCGCCTACGGCCGCTATGTGTGCGAGAAGGCGAGCGTGGCGCTGGATGGCATCAGCCTGACGGTGGCCGGCTGCGTGGCCGATGGCAGCCGCTTCTGGATCGCCGTGATTCCCACCACCTGGAGCGCCACCACCCTGGCGGGGCGCCGGGTGGGTGAGAAGGTCAACCTGGAGGCCGATCTGCTCGCGAAGTACACCGAACAGCTGCTGCGGCCAGCTGCAACGGCCGCGCCGGAGGCGACGCTCTCCTCCGCCTGGCTGGCCGAGCACGGCTGGGGTTAG
- a CDS encoding bifunctional nuclease family protein, with the protein MVEMRVAGIALDAASRSPIVLLRDPAGRRQVPIWIDQAQAQNILSGLNKERPPRPLSHDLMATLLEAGGLHLERVIIHAIEDNTFRAVLKLQDGSEGGIELDARPSDAIALALRTDSGIWMLEEVVADASIPVDAEADAEDQEDFRRFLDRTSPADLIRHIGRTVAESDPGPDEAPETPEEGGPGA; encoded by the coding sequence ATGGTTGAAATGCGTGTCGCCGGGATCGCCCTGGATGCGGCCAGCCGAAGCCCGATCGTCCTGCTGCGGGACCCTGCCGGCCGCAGGCAGGTGCCGATCTGGATCGACCAGGCCCAGGCGCAGAACATCCTCTCGGGCCTGAACAAGGAACGGCCGCCCAGGCCCCTCAGCCACGACCTGATGGCCACCCTGCTCGAGGCCGGCGGCCTGCATCTGGAGCGGGTGATCATCCATGCGATCGAGGACAACACCTTCCGGGCGGTGCTCAAGCTTCAGGACGGCAGCGAAGGTGGCATCGAGCTGGACGCCAGGCCCAGCGATGCCATCGCCCTGGCCCTGCGCACCGACAGCGGCATCTGGATGCTGGAGGAGGTGGTGGCCGATGCCTCGATCCCAGTCGACGCGGAGGCGGATGCCGAAGACCAGGAGGATTTCCGCCGCTTTCTCGACCGCACCAGCCCGGCCGACCTGATCCGCCACATCGGCCGAACGGTCGCCGAGTCCGATCCCGGCCCGGATGAAGCCCCAGAGACCCCGGAGGAGGGCGGCCCTGGCGCCTGA
- a CDS encoding aldo/keto reductase, with the protein MRALDSPEATDAVLVAALAAGINHIETAPAYGPAEAFLGRALHRLGERDPAGLSALVLTSKLLPGPGLDEGRSQLRACLQRLGIKRLDNLAVHGLNRPEHLDWALSGPGAELLAWATGEGLVGQVGFSSHGDTDLIESALGSGRFSFCSLHLHLFDQERLPLARQALAAGLGVMAISPADKGGRLYAPPDELMADCAPFAPLELAYRFLLAEGISTLTLGAARPEDLAWAVRLGAAAAVLSAPERQALAATLARLEAAGRERLGADRCGQCRQCLPCPNAVPIPALLRLRNLAVGHGMEPFASERYNLIGRAGHWWEQVDASACGRCGACLPRCPLQLPIPDLLADTHRRLAAAPRRRLWS; encoded by the coding sequence ATGCGGGCTCTGGACTCCCCGGAGGCCACCGACGCCGTGCTGGTGGCGGCCCTGGCGGCCGGGATCAACCACATCGAAACCGCCCCCGCCTATGGCCCGGCCGAGGCCTTCCTCGGACGGGCCCTGCATCGGCTGGGGGAGCGGGATCCGGCCGGCCTCTCCGCCCTGGTGCTCACCAGCAAGCTGCTGCCGGGTCCGGGCCTCGATGAGGGCCGCAGCCAGCTGCGGGCCTGCCTGCAACGGCTGGGGATCAAACGGCTCGACAACCTGGCGGTGCACGGCCTCAACCGGCCGGAGCATCTGGACTGGGCCCTGTCAGGGCCAGGTGCCGAGCTGCTGGCCTGGGCCACCGGCGAGGGGCTGGTGGGCCAGGTGGGCTTCAGCAGCCACGGCGACACGGACCTGATCGAATCGGCCCTGGGCAGCGGCCGCTTCAGCTTCTGCAGCCTGCACCTGCATCTGTTCGACCAGGAACGGCTGCCCCTGGCCCGCCAGGCCCTGGCGGCAGGCCTCGGCGTGATGGCCATTTCCCCGGCCGACAAGGGCGGCCGTCTCTATGCCCCCCCCGACGAGCTGATGGCCGACTGCGCCCCCTTCGCGCCGCTGGAGCTCGCCTACCGCTTCCTGCTGGCCGAAGGGATCAGCACGCTCACCCTGGGGGCCGCCCGGCCGGAGGACCTGGCCTGGGCGGTTCGCCTGGGCGCCGCCGCCGCTGTCCTCAGTGCCCCCGAACGCCAGGCGCTCGCGGCGACGCTGGCACGCCTGGAGGCGGCCGGGAGGGAACGCCTCGGAGCCGACCGCTGCGGCCAGTGCCGCCAGTGCCTGCCCTGCCCCAACGCCGTTCCGATCCCCGCCCTGCTGCGGCTGCGCAACCTGGCGGTGGGCCATGGCATGGAGCCGTTTGCGAGCGAGCGCTACAACCTCATCGGCCGGGCCGGCCACTGGTGGGAGCAGGTCGATGCCTCCGCCTGCGGCCGCTGCGGCGCCTGCCTGCCCCGCTGCCCGCTCCAGCTGCCGATCCCCGATCTGCTGGCCGACACCCACCGGCGGCTGGCCGCCGCGCCACGCCGCCGCCTGTGGAGCTGA
- a CDS encoding twin-arginine translocation pathway signal, with translation MGAPFPPPPSPGLSRRTLLRLGAASALTLLAGCDRQEPLLLGSRGDLPAAWVRRLPKPWRSQLLEDPAQVLARAAAPLTGLVQLSDGWAGELRPDNLQPIGTPALVERLEPMAAPLARLHGPPGGGPLAFPWSYGPWVLVLRSRPDLARRRSEGWDLLLDPSLAGRLVLPSSPRVTFALVGEDPERLRRLRRSALAYDERDGLSLLLTGEAEAAVLPRQRVVGLLRRDPRLQVLLPESGSPLSWNLLLRPAGPHPEPPLEWLGEALEPPLLPALLAGGWVPPLPRDQLQRALADFPAAVAALLLPPQPVLERCFSLTPMAAAERRRLQQLWDGAAPAQGA, from the coding sequence ATGGGCGCCCCCTTCCCCCCACCACCATCCCCGGGCCTCAGCCGCCGCACCCTGCTGCGTCTCGGTGCCGCCTCCGCGCTTACCCTGCTGGCCGGTTGCGACCGCCAGGAGCCCCTGCTGCTGGGCAGCCGGGGCGATCTGCCCGCCGCCTGGGTCCGCCGCCTGCCCAAGCCCTGGCGCAGCCAGCTCCTGGAGGATCCTGCCCAGGTGCTGGCCCGGGCGGCCGCTCCCCTGACGGGCCTGGTGCAGCTCAGCGATGGCTGGGCCGGCGAGCTCAGGCCCGACAACTTGCAGCCCATCGGCACCCCGGCCCTGGTCGAGCGGCTCGAGCCGATGGCGGCCCCTCTGGCCCGGCTCCATGGTCCACCCGGTGGCGGCCCCCTGGCCTTCCCCTGGTCCTACGGCCCCTGGGTGCTGGTGCTGCGCAGCCGGCCCGACCTGGCCCGGCGCCGGTCCGAGGGCTGGGATCTGCTGCTTGACCCCAGCCTGGCCGGGCGCCTGGTGCTGCCCTCCTCCCCCCGGGTGACGTTCGCCTTGGTGGGGGAGGACCCGGAACGGCTGCGGCGACTGCGGCGCTCAGCCCTGGCCTACGACGAACGGGATGGCCTGAGCCTGCTGCTCACCGGCGAAGCCGAAGCCGCCGTGCTGCCCCGCCAGCGGGTGGTGGGCTTGCTGCGCCGCGATCCCCGGCTGCAGGTGCTGCTGCCCGAGAGCGGCTCTCCCCTGAGCTGGAATCTGCTGCTGCGACCGGCCGGTCCCCATCCGGAGCCGCCCCTGGAGTGGCTGGGGGAGGCGCTGGAGCCCCCCCTGCTGCCGGCCCTGCTGGCGGGGGGCTGGGTGCCGCCCCTGCCCAGGGACCAGCTGCAGCGGGCCCTGGCCGATTTCCCGGCGGCGGTCGCCGCCCTGCTGCTGCCCCCCCAGCCGGTGCTGGAGCGCTGCTTCAGCCTGACGCCGATGGCGGCCGCCGAGCGCCGCAGGCTGCAGCAGCTGTGGGATGGCGCCGCCCCTGCCCAGGGCGCTTGA
- a CDS encoding nicotinate-nucleotide--dimethylbenzimidazole phosphoribosyltransferase, which yields MSPLRRICGSAVAADRWCGPWRQGWCHSEVLVLLAATDTAAVPGISAAGATPSSRLRTAAADAELLVLGPAGERPHALPPLPAGVSPALISHVVLRELALDPQVADLGCPVAPSVAHLRLPGLAGGGPARCLSGGQALDPGRLEALLALGRRWGERLSPGRPLLLAECVPGGTSTALAVLVGLGVEAHGLVSGSLRHPDHGRKGALVERGLRAAGLEDAVAGDGAAGARVAAALGDPMQPLAAAMVLAAAADGRPVLLAGGSQMAAVLALALALAPPSLRSAIAACTALGTTAWVADEAGSDLALLLRRIGERWGVEPLAFAADLRFTDPCHPALAAYERGYVKEGVGAGGLALLWQLSGRSSPALAHLCDQACATLLGPPPPTVR from the coding sequence TTGAGCCCGTTGCGGCGGATCTGCGGTTCCGCGGTTGCCGCCGACCGCTGGTGCGGACCCTGGCGGCAGGGCTGGTGCCACAGCGAGGTGCTGGTGCTTCTGGCGGCCACCGACACCGCCGCCGTTCCCGGCATCTCCGCCGCCGGAGCCACCCCCAGCTCCCGTCTCCGCACGGCGGCGGCTGATGCCGAACTGCTGGTGCTCGGCCCCGCCGGGGAGCGTCCCCATGCCCTGCCGCCCCTGCCGGCCGGGGTGTCTCCCGCCCTGATCAGCCATGTGGTGCTGCGGGAGTTGGCCCTGGACCCCCAGGTGGCCGACCTGGGCTGCCCGGTGGCTCCGTCGGTGGCCCACCTGCGGCTGCCGGGGCTGGCCGGGGGCGGCCCGGCCCGCTGCCTCAGCGGCGGCCAGGCCCTCGATCCGGGGCGGCTGGAGGCCCTGCTGGCCCTGGGCCGCCGCTGGGGCGAGCGCCTCTCCCCCGGGCGCCCCCTGCTGCTGGCGGAATGTGTTCCCGGGGGCACCAGTACCGCCCTGGCCGTGCTGGTGGGGCTGGGGGTAGAGGCCCACGGGCTGGTGAGCGGCAGCCTGCGCCACCCTGACCATGGCCGCAAGGGGGCGCTGGTGGAACGGGGGCTGCGGGCAGCGGGCCTGGAGGACGCCGTGGCAGGGGATGGGGCCGCTGGGGCACGGGTGGCCGCTGCCCTCGGGGATCCGATGCAGCCCCTGGCTGCCGCCATGGTGCTGGCCGCCGCCGCTGATGGCAGGCCAGTGCTGCTGGCCGGCGGCAGCCAGATGGCGGCGGTGCTGGCCCTGGCCCTGGCCCTGGCACCCCCTTCCCTGCGATCCGCGATCGCCGCCTGCACCGCCCTGGGGACCACCGCCTGGGTGGCCGACGAGGCGGGCAGCGATCTGGCCCTGCTGCTGCGCCGCATCGGTGAGCGCTGGGGGGTGGAGCCCCTGGCCTTCGCGGCCGACCTGCGCTTCACCGATCCCTGCCATCCGGCCCTGGCGGCCTACGAGCGGGGCTACGTCAAGGAGGGGGTGGGGGCGGGCGGGCTGGCCCTGCTGTGGCAGCTCAGCGGCCGCTCCAGCCCGGCCCTGGCCCACCTCTGCGACCAGGCCTGCGCCACGCTGCTGGGGCCGCCGCCGCCTACGGTCCGCTGA
- a CDS encoding DUF2232 domain-containing protein — translation MTPPSRRQLSPRQARQLMDTAYLAASTALLWVALYYLPVGSPLFRLALPLPLALLQLRHGWRCALEGVTVTALLLVALMGPIRGPLVLFPYGLLSLWLGWGWRRRSSWWLTLGVGALIGAGGFLVRVAVLSVLVGENLWVVITTAAANLLDRLAGVVGLAGGFDLAQVQVAALLLVLLQNLIVVLALHAVAYWIFPRLDLPISEPPPALRGLVALDPL, via the coding sequence ATGACCCCTCCCTCCCGGCGGCAGCTGAGCCCTCGCCAGGCGCGCCAGCTGATGGACACCGCCTACCTGGCGGCCTCCACCGCCCTGTTGTGGGTGGCGCTCTACTACCTGCCGGTGGGCAGTCCCCTGTTCCGCCTTGCCTTGCCCCTGCCCCTGGCCCTGCTGCAGTTGCGCCACGGCTGGCGCTGCGCCCTGGAGGGGGTGACGGTGACGGCCCTGCTGCTGGTGGCGCTGATGGGGCCGATCCGCGGCCCCCTGGTGCTGTTCCCCTACGGCCTGCTCTCCCTCTGGCTGGGCTGGGGCTGGCGGCGCCGCAGCAGTTGGTGGCTCACCCTGGGGGTTGGCGCCCTGATCGGGGCCGGCGGCTTCCTGGTGCGGGTGGCGGTGCTCTCGGTGCTGGTCGGCGAGAACCTCTGGGTGGTGATCACCACCGCAGCCGCCAACCTGCTCGACCGACTGGCGGGGGTGGTGGGCCTGGCCGGAGGCTTCGACCTGGCCCAGGTGCAGGTCGCGGCCCTGCTGCTGGTGCTGCTGCAGAACCTGATCGTGGTGTTGGCCCTGCATGCCGTGGCCTATTGGATCTTCCCAAGGCTCGATCTGCCGATCAGCGAACCGCCGCCCGCCCTGCGCGGTCTGGTGGCCCTCGACCCCCTTTGA
- the topA gene encoding type I DNA topoisomerase, producing the protein MAHTLVIVESPTKARTIRAFLPKTFRVEASMGHVRDLPNNASEIPAAHKGEKWANLGVNTANAFEPLYVVPKDKKKVVKELKDALKDADQLLLATDEDREGESISWHLLQLLGPKVPVKRMVFHEITKEAIGRALDQTRDLDMELVHAQETRRILDRLVGYTLSPLLWKKVAWGLSAGRVQSVAVRLLVQRERARRAFRSGSYWDLKARLEQTSSPFEAKLTHVGAERIAGGSDFDETTGGLKPGSKVKLLSEAEAGALKASVEISPWRVAAVEEKPTVRKPVPPFTTSTLQQESNRKLRLSARDTMRTAQALYERGFITYMRTDSVHLSDQALTAARNCVGAMYGKEFLSPAPRQFSTKARNAQEAHEAIRPAGESFRTPKDSGLDGRDLALYELIWKRTVASQMADARLTLLAVDIEAAGATFRASGKRIDFAGFFRAYVEGSDDPDAALEGQEVLLPSLAVGDAPICRAVEALGHQTQPPARYSEAALVKTLEKEGIGRPSTYASIIGTIVDRGYATLQNNSLTPSFTAFAVTALLEEHFPDLVDTAFTSKMEHTLDEISTGKVSWLPYLEGFYKGEKGLETQVQQREGDIDPGISRTVVLEGLPCVVRIGRFGAYLETKRVADDGSEELLKATLPQEITPADLDAEKAELLLRQKAEGPESLGEDPETGEQVYLLFGQYGPYVQRGQVSEEVPKPKRASLPKGVKPEDLSLEDALGLLRLPRHLGEHPDGGKVQAGLGRFGPYVVHDKGKGEKDYRSLKAEDDVLAVGLSRALELLAMPKKGRGGRTALKDLGAPEGSEESIQLFDGPYGLYVKQGKVNASLPEGTTADTISLEQAVELLAAKAATSKSAAKARSATRAAAKPATKATAAKKATPKTAAAKKPPATTKSGRLRASAVRVIKPAGS; encoded by the coding sequence GTGGCCCACACCCTGGTCATCGTCGAGAGCCCCACCAAGGCCCGCACCATCCGGGCGTTCCTGCCCAAGACCTTCCGTGTGGAGGCGTCGATGGGCCATGTGCGTGATCTGCCCAACAACGCCAGCGAGATTCCTGCGGCCCACAAGGGAGAGAAGTGGGCCAACCTCGGCGTCAACACCGCCAACGCCTTTGAGCCCCTCTACGTGGTGCCGAAGGACAAGAAAAAGGTGGTGAAGGAGCTCAAGGATGCCCTCAAGGATGCCGATCAGCTGCTGCTGGCCACGGACGAAGACCGGGAAGGCGAGAGCATCAGCTGGCACCTGCTGCAGCTCCTGGGGCCGAAGGTGCCGGTGAAGCGGATGGTGTTCCACGAGATCACCAAGGAGGCCATCGGCCGCGCCCTCGACCAGACCCGCGACCTCGACATGGAGCTGGTCCATGCCCAGGAGACCCGCCGCATCCTCGATCGCCTGGTGGGCTACACCCTGTCGCCCCTGCTCTGGAAGAAGGTGGCCTGGGGACTCTCCGCCGGCCGGGTCCAGTCGGTGGCGGTGCGGCTGCTGGTGCAGCGCGAACGGGCCCGGCGGGCGTTCCGCAGCGGCAGCTACTGGGATCTCAAGGCCCGCCTGGAGCAGACGTCCTCGCCCTTCGAAGCCAAGCTCACCCACGTGGGGGCCGAGCGCATCGCCGGCGGCTCCGACTTCGACGAGACCACCGGCGGCCTCAAGCCCGGCAGCAAGGTGAAGCTGCTCAGCGAGGCCGAGGCCGGTGCGCTCAAGGCCTCCGTGGAAATCTCCCCCTGGCGGGTGGCGGCGGTGGAGGAGAAGCCCACGGTGCGCAAGCCCGTGCCCCCCTTCACCACCAGCACCCTGCAGCAGGAGTCCAACCGCAAGCTGCGGCTCTCGGCCCGCGACACCATGCGCACGGCCCAGGCCCTCTACGAGCGGGGTTTCATCACCTACATGCGCACCGACTCGGTGCACCTCTCCGACCAGGCCCTGACGGCGGCGCGCAACTGCGTCGGAGCGATGTACGGCAAGGAGTTCCTCAGCCCGGCGCCGCGCCAGTTCAGCACCAAGGCCCGCAACGCCCAGGAGGCCCACGAGGCGATCCGGCCCGCCGGCGAGAGCTTCCGCACGCCCAAGGATTCCGGCCTTGATGGCCGCGATCTGGCTCTCTACGAGCTGATCTGGAAACGCACCGTGGCCAGCCAGATGGCCGACGCCCGGCTCACCCTGCTGGCCGTCGATATCGAAGCGGCGGGCGCCACCTTCCGGGCCAGCGGCAAGCGCATCGACTTCGCCGGTTTCTTCCGCGCCTACGTGGAGGGCAGCGACGACCCCGATGCGGCCCTGGAGGGCCAGGAGGTGCTGCTGCCGTCGCTCGCCGTCGGTGATGCCCCCATCTGCCGGGCAGTGGAGGCCCTCGGCCACCAGACCCAGCCCCCCGCCCGCTACAGCGAGGCGGCCCTGGTCAAGACCCTGGAGAAAGAGGGCATCGGCCGCCCCTCCACCTACGCCAGCATCATCGGCACCATCGTCGACCGGGGTTACGCCACCCTGCAGAACAATTCCCTCACCCCCAGCTTCACGGCCTTCGCGGTGACGGCCCTGCTGGAGGAGCACTTCCCCGACCTGGTGGACACGGCCTTCACCTCGAAGATGGAGCACACCCTCGACGAGATCTCCACCGGCAAGGTCTCCTGGCTGCCCTATCTGGAGGGCTTCTACAAAGGGGAGAAGGGCCTGGAGACCCAGGTGCAGCAACGGGAGGGCGACATCGACCCCGGCATTTCCCGCACGGTGGTGCTGGAGGGTCTGCCCTGCGTGGTGCGCATCGGCCGTTTCGGTGCCTACCTCGAGACCAAGCGGGTGGCCGACGACGGCAGCGAGGAGCTGCTCAAAGCCACCCTGCCCCAGGAGATCACGCCGGCCGATCTCGATGCCGAGAAGGCCGAGCTGCTGCTGCGCCAGAAGGCCGAGGGTCCCGAGTCCCTCGGCGAGGACCCCGAGACCGGTGAGCAGGTGTATCTGCTGTTCGGCCAGTACGGCCCCTACGTCCAGCGCGGCCAGGTGAGCGAGGAGGTGCCCAAGCCCAAACGGGCCTCCCTGCCCAAGGGCGTCAAGCCCGAGGACCTCAGCCTGGAGGACGCCCTGGGGCTGCTGCGGCTGCCCCGCCACCTGGGCGAGCACCCCGATGGCGGCAAGGTGCAGGCCGGGCTGGGGCGCTTCGGTCCCTACGTGGTCCACGACAAGGGCAAGGGCGAGAAGGACTACCGCTCCCTCAAGGCTGAAGACGATGTGCTGGCCGTGGGACTGAGCCGGGCCCTGGAGCTGCTGGCCATGCCCAAGAAGGGCCGCGGCGGTCGCACGGCCCTCAAGGATCTGGGGGCGCCGGAGGGCTCGGAGGAGTCGATCCAGCTGTTCGACGGTCCCTACGGGTTGTACGTCAAGCAGGGCAAGGTGAACGCCTCCCTGCCGGAGGGCACCACCGCCGACACCATTTCCCTGGAGCAGGCGGTGGAACTGCTGGCCGCCAAGGCTGCCACCAGCAAGAGCGCTGCCAAGGCCCGCAGCGCCACCAGGGCTGCCGCCAAGCCCGCCACCAAGGCGACGGCCGCCAAGAAGGCGACCCCCAAGACAGCCGCCGCCAAGAAGCCCCCCGCCACCACCAAGTCCGGACGGCTGCGGGCCAGCGCCGTGCGGGTGATCAAACCCGCAGGCAGCTGA